Proteins found in one Actinokineospora alba genomic segment:
- a CDS encoding SDR family NAD(P)-dependent oxidoreductase: MGVTRLVGCPYGPVWPVRSLVEIQDKSLVITGAGRGIGAAMALRFAHERPRGVLVTDIDELGAQRVAAQVRSLGVPSIGVRVDVGDRDQITGLVKLAEKEFDGVDIVCSNAGIATGMGIHAGDADWARSWSINVLAHVHLAQAVLPAMARTRGGHFMITASAVGLLGLPGDAPYSVTKHAAVGLAEWLAFTYGGLGVTVSALCPMGVRTELLMAGLEAGHPAARAVADVAPIITAEEVAEAAAQGVIDDRFLILPHPEIADLYASKAADPQAWVTNQQSAARPRIKA; the protein is encoded by the coding sequence ATGGGTGTCACTCGTTTGGTCGGGTGTCCATACGGTCCGGTCTGGCCGGTGAGGAGCCTCGTGGAAATTCAGGATAAATCACTGGTTATCACCGGTGCGGGCCGTGGAATCGGTGCCGCGATGGCGCTGCGTTTCGCGCACGAGCGGCCCCGCGGCGTTCTTGTCACCGATATCGATGAACTCGGCGCCCAGCGGGTCGCGGCCCAGGTGCGTTCTCTCGGCGTTCCGTCGATCGGCGTGCGCGTCGACGTCGGCGACCGCGACCAGATCACCGGTTTGGTCAAGCTCGCCGAGAAGGAATTCGACGGCGTCGACATCGTCTGCTCCAACGCCGGTATCGCCACCGGAATGGGCATCCACGCGGGCGACGCCGACTGGGCCCGCTCCTGGTCGATCAACGTGCTCGCGCACGTGCACCTGGCCCAGGCCGTGCTGCCCGCGATGGCCCGCACGCGCGGCGGCCACTTCATGATCACGGCGAGCGCCGTCGGACTGCTCGGCCTGCCCGGCGACGCGCCGTACTCGGTGACCAAGCACGCCGCGGTCGGCCTCGCGGAGTGGCTGGCGTTCACCTACGGCGGCCTCGGTGTCACGGTCAGCGCGCTGTGCCCGATGGGTGTGCGCACCGAACTGCTCATGGCGGGCCTGGAAGCGGGCCACCCCGCCGCGCGCGCGGTCGCCGACGTCGCGCCGATCATCACCGCGGAAGAGGTCGCCGAAGCCGCGGCCCAAGGCGTGATCGACGACCGGTTCCTCATCCTTCCCCACCCGGAGATCGCGGACCTCTACGCGAGCAAGGCCGCCGACCCCCAGGCGTGGGTGACCAACCAGCAGTCCGCCGCACGCCCGCGGATCAAGGCGTGA
- a CDS encoding type I polyketide synthase gives MPARVERPDLVIGITASGAADAALCAAVSGAGGLGVLDLGSGDRAAREALASVVRVAEDAPIGVRVPHSCALTVEDFLALLGDRSTRIAAVVLGWDSPWSLAEIPDHFFVLVEATSAAEALRAAENGADGVILRGSEAGGRVGSLGSFVLLQQVLNDPDLTVPVWVCGGIGPNTAAGAVVAGAAGVVLETQLSLLPEAELPAHARAALATGDASATVLVGGHRVLPDRTAEPLAADLDESTVATRVAAGELVAAGQDVFLAQRFARSHGSVARAVRAVLTAVRSALAPGVAGLAEGSALARALGTALPVAQGPMTRVSDQAAFAAAVAGHGALPFVALALSTEDQTRALLTETRETLGERPWGVGVLGFAPEGIRAAQLAVIKEMRPATALIAGGRPDQARALEDEGIATFLHVPSTGLLSQFLAAGARRFVFEGAECGGHVGPLSSFALWEAQVAVLIEAVDAGLRADELHLLFAGGIHDARSAATVAAVADPLVRKGAGVGVLMGTGYLFTEEAVTCGAVQPVFQRQVLAATHTELLRTAPGHATRCVSSPFTESFHSLGRELLDQGVPEREVWERLESLNTGRLRIASKGVRREGDELVAVDEDDQLDQGLFMAGDVAVLRSQPTTIAALHAEVTSGAVALWNKRSTVLRSYMDMPAETPELPPLDIAIVGMSAMFPGADTLAAFWSTVVGGADQVTEVPQGRWDVDTYYAAGGGPGRTPSKWGGFLPEIPFDPLSYGIPPSTLAAIEPVQLLALEAARRALADAGYPDGGPGRDRTSVVFGAEAGSDLATAQTLRMALPEYLGAVPEQLADQLPELSEDTFPGRLANVISGRIANRLDLGGANYTVDAACASSLAAVDIGCKELVGGTSDMVLCGGADLHNAVDDYLLFSSVGALSKTGRCATFDSSADGIALGEGVAVVVLKRLADAERDGDRVYAVIRGVGSGSDGKALGLTAPRPDGQRRAIERAYRTARVSPTEIGLVEAHGTGTVVGDRTELSTLDAVFTEAGAEPGSCVIGSVKSQIGHTKCAAGLAGLIKAALAVHTGVKPPTLHVSEPNPAWDPRTSPFVFHGQAAPWTERPDHRVAGVSAFGFGGTNFHVVLRGHQRSDALRHGLREWPAELLVFRGADAATARRQAERLLTLVTTNDAHGRPWTLRDLARTAAERADRDRSPVRIAVVAKDLDELATQLRAAIAGQSAPGLHVEGGPSGKLGVLFPGQGSQRPGMLADLFVAFPELGRLARAVGMDTGVIFPPSAFDADSTAAQADALRDTRVAQPALGLTGLAVHHLLTRLGVTADAFGGHSYGELVALAAAGALDAGTLMGLSTARAEAILGAAGDDPGTMAAVSASRADTAAVLDKLSGTVVIANDNGPRQVVVSGPTAEVEEALEALRAAGLSAQRIPVACAFHSPLVAGAGETFAEVLAGVPVSTPEVTVWSNRTASAYPTDPDGVRAELAAQIGSPVRFADQIEAMYADGVRIFLEAGAGRVLSGLVGRILGDRPHTVITCDGGGLPGLLDAVARLAVAGSDVRTGWLFSGRDAKDVSTLTPPARPGWTIDGSFVRTVDGSYVGLAPARKVTLAGPAVAVPAASDRDEMVSDFLRTSRELIAAQRDVLLGYLGSAPVAQPVTQQTVRPVARPAVAPVAAPVAARPAVVAPDALSVVVEVIAARTGYPVEMIDPAVDLEADLSVDSIKRTEIAGEVASRLGLTGQNAIDALVKTRTAAAMAQAAGGPENVAASMPQAVDALTVVIEVIAGRTGYPVEMIDPAVDLEADLSVDSIKRTEIAGEVAARLGLGQDQVDVLVKARTAGTMAQAAGGSAPATVPVPQAVDALAVVVEVIAARTGYPVEMISPTVDLEADLSVDSIKRTEIAGEVAARLGLGQDQVDVLVKTRTAAAMAEAAGGTKPVVASVPQAVDALAVVVEVIAARTGYPVEMISPTVDLEADLSVDSIKRTEIAGEVAARLGLGQDQVDVLVKARTAAAMAQATGTESALVAPVTETEPGVMAKDSAAGPLAVVIDVIAARTGYPPEMISPTIDLEADLSIDSIKRTEIAGEVAARLGLGQDQVEVLVKARTAAAMAGSVADKASPLGVAGSPAQRYVLELVAAAAEPTDDMLALAGKHILIAGGDPALATELADQLSARGALAIPFQGRPELAADVDRVDGLISLHALHDEDAVLPGTFGLLKSALARGPKWVIAASAATPVAAGLRGLFRSLHREYPELVARHVELDAAMSHEQTAELIVTEVLTGRDEPAVIVTAEGRRAYRMVPKALGSLATSGAGPAGTGAAEAQAVGLGRDSVVLLIGGARGITAQVAVAIGEAAGCHIELAGRTVLDAEPEPPAVLVARDLAGLRSALAGLGGRDLAQIEREAREILARREVIATLREIRGTGATAEYHTLDVRDGDAVRQLIKQVHTEHGRLDGVVYAAGVIEDRLVADKDPKSFERVYGTKVGGASAVLGELSDLAVATKFVVFFGSIAAALGNRGQADYAAANDALESMAAEWSLRTGNRALTVHWGPWAPVGAHSGMVSAELGRSYAERGIKLLDPNDGVASLLRELAWGDPDQNAVVYSASEW, from the coding sequence ATGCCAGCGAGAGTCGAACGGCCCGATCTCGTCATCGGGATCACCGCGTCCGGTGCGGCCGACGCCGCCCTGTGCGCGGCGGTCAGCGGCGCGGGCGGGCTGGGAGTCCTCGACCTGGGCAGCGGCGACCGGGCCGCCCGGGAGGCGCTGGCCTCGGTCGTCCGGGTGGCCGAGGACGCGCCGATCGGCGTCCGGGTGCCGCACTCCTGCGCGCTGACGGTCGAGGATTTCCTTGCCCTGCTGGGAGACCGCTCGACCCGGATCGCCGCCGTCGTACTCGGCTGGGACTCCCCGTGGTCGCTCGCCGAGATCCCGGACCACTTCTTCGTGCTGGTGGAGGCCACCTCGGCCGCCGAAGCGCTGCGGGCGGCCGAGAACGGCGCCGACGGCGTCATCCTGCGGGGGAGTGAGGCGGGTGGGCGGGTCGGGTCGCTCGGCTCGTTCGTGCTGCTGCAGCAGGTGCTCAACGACCCGGACCTCACGGTGCCGGTGTGGGTGTGCGGCGGAATCGGCCCGAACACCGCCGCGGGCGCCGTCGTGGCGGGCGCCGCGGGTGTCGTCCTGGAGACCCAGCTGTCGCTGCTTCCCGAGGCCGAGCTGCCCGCACACGCCCGTGCGGCGCTGGCCACCGGCGACGCGTCGGCCACCGTCCTCGTCGGCGGGCACCGGGTGCTGCCCGACCGCACCGCCGAACCGCTGGCCGCCGACCTCGACGAGTCGACAGTGGCCACCCGGGTGGCGGCGGGCGAGCTGGTCGCCGCGGGCCAGGATGTCTTTCTGGCGCAGCGGTTCGCGCGTTCCCATGGGAGCGTCGCCCGCGCCGTTCGAGCCGTGCTCACCGCGGTCCGTTCCGCGCTGGCGCCGGGTGTCGCGGGGCTGGCCGAGGGCTCGGCTCTAGCGCGTGCGCTGGGCACCGCGCTGCCGGTCGCGCAGGGGCCGATGACCCGGGTCAGCGACCAGGCCGCGTTCGCCGCCGCCGTCGCCGGACACGGGGCGCTTCCGTTCGTCGCGCTCGCCTTGTCCACAGAGGACCAGACGCGTGCGCTGCTCACCGAGACCCGGGAAACCCTGGGGGAACGGCCCTGGGGCGTCGGCGTCCTCGGGTTCGCACCCGAGGGCATCCGCGCCGCGCAGCTCGCGGTCATCAAGGAGATGCGTCCGGCCACCGCGCTCATCGCGGGTGGCAGGCCCGATCAGGCCCGTGCGCTGGAAGACGAGGGCATCGCCACCTTCCTGCACGTGCCGTCGACCGGTCTGCTGAGCCAGTTCCTCGCCGCGGGTGCGCGCCGGTTCGTCTTCGAGGGCGCCGAATGCGGCGGCCATGTCGGCCCGCTGTCGAGCTTCGCGCTCTGGGAGGCGCAGGTCGCCGTCCTGATCGAGGCCGTCGACGCGGGTCTGCGCGCCGACGAGCTGCACCTGCTCTTCGCCGGCGGAATCCACGACGCGCGCTCCGCCGCGACCGTCGCCGCCGTGGCCGATCCGCTGGTGCGCAAGGGCGCCGGTGTCGGCGTCCTGATGGGCACCGGCTACCTGTTCACTGAAGAAGCCGTCACCTGCGGCGCCGTTCAGCCGGTGTTCCAGCGCCAGGTCCTGGCCGCAACGCACACCGAGCTGCTGCGCACCGCCCCCGGCCACGCGACCCGCTGCGTGAGCAGCCCGTTCACCGAGTCCTTCCACTCCCTGGGCCGGGAACTGCTCGACCAGGGTGTGCCCGAGCGCGAGGTGTGGGAGCGGCTGGAGTCGCTCAACACCGGCAGGCTGCGCATCGCCAGCAAGGGCGTGCGCCGCGAGGGCGACGAACTCGTCGCCGTCGACGAGGACGACCAGCTTGACCAGGGCCTGTTCATGGCCGGCGACGTCGCCGTCCTGCGGTCCCAGCCGACCACCATCGCCGCCCTGCACGCCGAGGTCACCTCCGGCGCGGTCGCGTTGTGGAACAAGCGGTCCACCGTGCTGCGGTCCTACATGGACATGCCCGCCGAAACTCCGGAGCTGCCGCCGCTCGACATCGCCATCGTCGGCATGTCGGCGATGTTCCCCGGCGCCGACACCCTCGCCGCCTTCTGGTCCACTGTGGTCGGTGGCGCGGACCAGGTGACCGAAGTGCCGCAGGGCCGCTGGGACGTCGACACCTACTACGCCGCGGGCGGCGGCCCCGGCCGCACCCCGTCGAAGTGGGGCGGCTTCCTGCCCGAGATCCCGTTCGACCCGCTGAGCTACGGCATCCCGCCGTCGACCCTGGCCGCCATCGAGCCGGTGCAGCTGCTGGCCCTCGAAGCGGCCCGCCGCGCGCTGGCCGACGCGGGCTACCCCGACGGCGGACCGGGCCGCGACCGCACGAGCGTCGTGTTCGGCGCGGAGGCGGGCAGCGACCTGGCCACCGCGCAGACCCTGCGCATGGCCCTGCCCGAGTACCTCGGCGCGGTCCCGGAGCAGCTGGCCGACCAGCTGCCGGAGCTGAGCGAGGACACGTTCCCCGGCAGGCTGGCCAACGTCATCTCCGGGCGCATCGCCAACCGGCTCGACCTGGGCGGCGCCAACTACACCGTCGACGCCGCCTGCGCGTCGTCGCTGGCCGCGGTCGACATCGGCTGCAAGGAACTCGTCGGCGGCACCAGCGACATGGTTCTGTGCGGCGGCGCCGACCTGCACAACGCGGTCGATGACTACCTCTTGTTCTCCTCGGTCGGCGCGTTGTCCAAGACGGGTCGCTGCGCGACCTTCGACTCCTCAGCCGACGGCATCGCCCTCGGTGAAGGCGTGGCCGTCGTGGTCCTCAAGCGCCTGGCCGACGCCGAGCGCGACGGCGACCGGGTGTACGCGGTGATCCGCGGTGTCGGCAGCGGCAGTGACGGCAAGGCGCTGGGCCTGACCGCTCCCCGTCCCGATGGCCAGCGCCGCGCGATCGAGCGCGCCTACCGCACCGCGCGGGTGTCGCCGACCGAGATCGGCCTGGTCGAGGCGCACGGCACCGGCACGGTCGTCGGCGACCGCACCGAGCTGTCCACTTTGGACGCCGTGTTCACCGAGGCGGGCGCCGAGCCGGGCAGCTGCGTCATCGGATCGGTGAAGTCGCAGATCGGGCACACCAAGTGCGCGGCCGGGCTCGCCGGGCTGATCAAGGCCGCGCTGGCGGTGCACACCGGAGTCAAGCCGCCGACGCTGCACGTCAGCGAGCCCAACCCGGCGTGGGACCCGCGCACCAGCCCGTTCGTCTTCCACGGCCAGGCCGCTCCCTGGACCGAGCGCCCCGACCACCGGGTCGCCGGGGTCAGCGCGTTCGGCTTCGGCGGCACCAACTTCCACGTCGTGCTGCGCGGACACCAGCGCTCCGACGCGCTCCGCCACGGCCTGCGCGAGTGGCCCGCCGAGCTGCTCGTGTTCCGCGGCGCCGACGCCGCGACCGCGCGCAGACAGGCCGAACGCCTGCTGACCCTCGTCACCACCAACGACGCCCACGGCAGGCCGTGGACGCTGCGCGACCTCGCGCGGACGGCCGCCGAGCGCGCCGACCGCGACCGCTCACCGGTCCGCATCGCCGTGGTGGCCAAGGATCTGGACGAGCTGGCCACCCAGTTGCGGGCGGCCATCGCCGGTCAGTCGGCGCCCGGACTGCACGTCGAGGGTGGCCCCTCCGGCAAGCTCGGGGTGCTGTTCCCCGGCCAGGGCAGCCAGCGCCCGGGAATGCTCGCCGACCTGTTCGTCGCGTTCCCCGAACTGGGCAGGCTGGCCCGCGCGGTCGGCATGGACACCGGCGTGATCTTCCCGCCGTCCGCGTTCGACGCGGACAGCACGGCCGCGCAGGCCGACGCCCTGCGCGACACCAGGGTCGCGCAGCCCGCCCTGGGCCTGACCGGGCTCGCCGTGCACCACCTGCTGACCCGGCTCGGCGTCACCGCCGACGCCTTCGGCGGGCACAGCTACGGCGAACTCGTCGCGCTCGCCGCGGCGGGCGCGCTCGACGCGGGCACCCTGATGGGCCTGAGCACGGCTCGCGCCGAGGCCATCCTCGGTGCGGCGGGCGACGACCCCGGCACGATGGCCGCGGTCTCCGCGAGCCGCGCCGACACCGCGGCCGTGCTCGACAAGCTGTCCGGAACCGTGGTCATCGCCAACGACAACGGCCCGCGGCAGGTCGTGGTGTCCGGGCCGACAGCGGAGGTCGAGGAGGCACTGGAAGCCTTGCGGGCGGCCGGTTTGTCCGCCCAGCGCATCCCCGTGGCGTGCGCTTTCCACAGTCCGCTGGTGGCGGGCGCGGGGGAGACGTTCGCCGAGGTGCTGGCCGGTGTTCCGGTCAGCACGCCCGAGGTGACCGTGTGGTCCAACCGCACGGCGAGCGCGTACCCGACCGACCCGGACGGTGTCCGCGCCGAACTGGCCGCCCAGATCGGCTCCCCGGTGCGCTTCGCCGACCAGATCGAGGCGATGTACGCCGACGGCGTGCGGATCTTCCTCGAGGCGGGCGCCGGCCGAGTCCTCAGTGGACTCGTCGGCCGCATCCTCGGCGACCGCCCGCACACCGTGATCACCTGCGACGGCGGCGGCCTCCCCGGCCTGCTCGACGCGGTTGCTCGGCTGGCGGTTGCCGGGAGCGACGTCCGCACCGGCTGGCTGTTCAGCGGCCGCGACGCCAAGGACGTCAGCACGTTGACGCCGCCCGCGCGTCCGGGCTGGACGATCGATGGCAGCTTCGTGCGGACCGTGGACGGCAGCTACGTGGGCTTGGCGCCTGCGCGCAAGGTCACGTTGGCGGGCCCCGCGGTGGCCGTGCCCGCCGCGTCGGACCGCGACGAGATGGTGAGCGACTTCCTGCGCACCAGCCGGGAACTCATCGCGGCGCAGCGGGATGTCCTGCTGGGCTACCTGGGTTCGGCGCCCGTGGCGCAGCCGGTCACGCAGCAGACCGTGCGGCCCGTCGCACGGCCCGCCGTGGCGCCGGTAGCCGCACCTGTGGCCGCCCGGCCCGCGGTCGTCGCGCCGGACGCGCTGTCGGTGGTGGTCGAGGTGATCGCCGCCCGCACCGGGTATCCCGTGGAGATGATCGACCCGGCGGTGGATCTGGAAGCGGATCTGAGCGTCGACTCGATCAAGCGGACCGAGATCGCCGGTGAGGTGGCGTCGCGGTTGGGTCTGACCGGCCAGAACGCGATCGACGCCTTGGTGAAGACCCGCACGGCCGCCGCGATGGCCCAGGCCGCCGGCGGACCGGAGAACGTCGCCGCCTCGATGCCCCAGGCGGTCGACGCGCTCACGGTGGTGATCGAGGTGATCGCGGGTCGGACGGGGTACCCGGTCGAGATGATCGACCCCGCGGTGGACTTGGAAGCGGATCTGAGTGTGGATTCGATCAAGCGGACGGAGATCGCCGGTGAGGTGGCGGCTCGGCTTGGGTTGGGTCAGGACCAGGTCGACGTGCTGGTGAAGGCCCGGACGGCCGGGACGATGGCTCAGGCCGCCGGTGGGTCGGCGCCCGCCACCGTGCCGGTGCCTCAGGCGGTTGACGCGCTTGCCGTGGTGGTCGAGGTGATCGCGGCTCGTACCGGGTATCCGGTGGAGATGATCAGTCCGACGGTGGATCTGGAAGCGGATCTGAGTGTGGATTCGATCAAGCGGACGGAGATCGCCGGTGAGGTGGCGGCTCGGCTTGGGTTGGGTCAGGACCAGGTCGATGTGCTGGTGAAGACCCGCACGGCCGCCGCGATGGCGGAGGCCGCCGGCGGAACGAAGCCCGTCGTCGCCTCGGTGCCCCAGGCGGTCGACGCGCTCGCCGTCGTGGTTGAGGTGATTGCGGCTCGTACCGGGTATCCGGTGGAGATGATCAGTCCGACGGTGGATCTGGAAGCGGATCTGAGTGTGGATTCGATCAAGCGCACGGAGATCGCCGGTGAGGTGGCCGCTCGGCTCGGGCTGGGGCAGGACCAGGTCGACGTGCTGGTCAAGGCCCGCACCGCGGCCGCGATGGCGCAGGCGACGGGGACGGAATCCGCGCTCGTGGCACCGGTGACCGAGACCGAACCTGGTGTGATGGCAAAGGATTCCGCGGCCGGTCCACTCGCTGTCGTGATCGACGTGATCGCCGCCCGCACCGGCTACCCGCCCGAGATGATCAGCCCGACGATCGACCTGGAAGCCGACCTGAGCATCGACTCGATCAAGCGGACCGAGATCGCCGGTGAGGTCGCCGCCCGACTCGGGCTCGGCCAGGACCAGGTCGAGGTGCTGGTCAAGGCCCGCACCGCGGCCGCCATGGCGGGTTCCGTGGCGGACAAGGCGTCGCCACTGGGTGTCGCGGGTTCGCCCGCACAGCGCTACGTGCTGGAGCTGGTGGCGGCCGCCGCCGAACCGACCGACGACATGCTGGCACTGGCGGGCAAGCACATCCTGATCGCCGGCGGCGACCCGGCGCTGGCCACCGAACTGGCCGACCAGCTCTCCGCCCGCGGTGCGCTGGCCATCCCCTTCCAGGGCAGGCCGGAACTGGCCGCCGACGTCGATCGGGTCGACGGCCTCATCTCGCTGCACGCCCTGCACGACGAGGACGCCGTGCTCCCCGGCACGTTCGGGCTGCTGAAGTCCGCGCTCGCCCGCGGGCCGAAGTGGGTGATCGCGGCCTCGGCCGCGACGCCGGTGGCCGCCGGGCTGCGGGGACTTTTCCGGTCCCTGCACCGCGAATACCCCGAGCTGGTGGCCAGGCACGTCGAACTCGACGCGGCCATGAGCCACGAGCAGACCGCCGAGCTCATCGTCACCGAGGTACTCACCGGCCGCGACGAGCCTGCCGTGATCGTCACCGCCGAGGGCAGGCGGGCGTACCGCATGGTGCCCAAGGCGCTCGGTTCCCTCGCCACCTCCGGCGCGGGACCGGCGGGCACCGGCGCGGCCGAGGCGCAGGCCGTGGGCTTGGGCCGCGACTCCGTGGTGCTGCTCATCGGCGGGGCGCGCGGGATCACCGCCCAGGTGGCCGTCGCGATCGGCGAGGCCGCGGGCTGCCACATCGAACTCGCGGGCCGCACCGTGCTCGACGCCGAGCCGGAGCCCCCGGCCGTCCTGGTCGCCCGCGACCTGGCGGGGCTGCGGTCGGCGCTGGCCGGGCTCGGTGGGCGTGACCTGGCGCAGATCGAGCGGGAAGCCCGCGAGATCCTCGCGCGCAGAGAGGTCATCGCGACCCTGCGGGAGATCAGAGGCACCGGCGCGACCGCCGAGTACCACACCCTCGACGTGCGCGACGGCGACGCGGTCCGGCAGCTGATCAAGCAGGTGCACACCGAGCACGGCAGGCTCGACGGCGTCGTCTACGCCGCGGGTGTCATCGAGGACCGGCTGGTGGCGGACAAGGACCCGAAGTCGTTCGAGCGGGTCTACGGCACCAAGGTCGGCGGTGCGAGCGCGGTGCTCGGCGAGCTGAGCGACCTGGCCGTGGCCACCAAGTTCGTCGTCTTCTTCGGCAGCATCGCCGCCGCCCTGGGCAACCGGGGCCAGGCCGACTACGCCGCAGCCAACGACGCCCTCGAGAGCATGGCCGCCGAATGGTCGCTGCGTACCGGAAACCGTGCGCTCACTGTCCACTGGGGACCGTGGGCCCCGGTCGGCGCGCACAGTGGCATGGTCAGCGCGGAGCTGGGCCGCTCCTACGCCGAGCGCGGCATCAAGCTGCTCGACCCGAACGACGGCGTGGCCAGCCTGCTGCGCGAACTGGCCTGGGGCGACCCGGACCAGAACGCGGTCGTGTACTCGGCTTCGGAGTGGTGA